A single window of Pristis pectinata isolate sPriPec2 chromosome 8, sPriPec2.1.pri, whole genome shotgun sequence DNA harbors:
- the LOC127573350 gene encoding trinucleotide repeat-containing gene 6A protein-like isoform X9 — translation MDIDSTSSSGSEKNLSTMASGSTVSDGDGNRTGSGNGSSSQFVVGNVSNNVGNGSINGPWGGSRGSISSTCQGSAENADGKPESSHGKLNAWSSIGSTSSGSLNQNGLNPNTNLGAWPLLENDGNTVQGPVPGSSSGSNVQRSTVGQMLNNQSVNMGLSAHGSWGGLQENSDAEVNGTRKVSFSGQPQNLNTEMNGPNNTTNPLTSSLPNSTSSMQTNELPKHTGPGAWGVPLGMSTVNPSQLQASSVTNGTSVSQLGNGGISEGMNSGSYGTTWGTPGTNYSGEKCPGPSCNLGQASGDTVNATLAQSAINGSGNTSYKNNGGSNRGGVTWETGVVNSHNANWGAGNSLGSGGTRKVWGNPAPNANTGTKISNGEWNKLPNNQHSSNGLNGSGNRKGTNGWKSLDDALCGQNQNSASQPSEQNNLWVKTSTSGTADSEGSTESTGSRHDRMSVGTNDGNNRRGEKRKPDQPGMVQSILSRTDLDPRVLSNTGWGQTPIKQNTAWDIEPSAKSERKTDNGTEAWGCCVSQTSNSGGWGDGPGPNSNDTSSVSGWGDPKPATVSCNPGWGDTKGSSSQGGWEDNTAATGTVKSNQTWGGNKEEKLAAWNDAQKVKQGWSDGQKSNQSWGLSAADGWGENSRSGQWGELQKTGTGSWDNDSERSAPGWNEPGRPGTGRGTWTSGNNSDSSNTTGWGEPAKAAQSQGWGEPANAAQSPQGWGEPTKAAQSPQGWGETSKPAQSPQGWCEPAKPVQSPQGWGEPSKPAQSPQDWREPTKSSNSADWHKPQDGNSPWANKPSGQGWLNGPMPAPSKEEEPTGWEEPSPESIRRKMEIDDGTAAWGDPSKYNYKSVNMWNKNTQSSSNGSEQPAQILSSPTTPQPPPQHQQQLPQQMPPPSAIQNKENNSSGWGESCTIQTKPDSSWGEPPALTVTVDNGTAAWGQPMDTGTSWREPVNDSAGTSGWGNTPAAPPPPNRPGPKPMQDGWGDEETLVPGPRHASWEEEEGDSVMWNSNTSQESNSSSNWASKKMAPKGMVKGGNKQDDIWMNQLMKQFSNIGFPRESAEDTKSNKMDIPVGMLRDKRMEMDKHGMNIGEYSGIIGKGHTSRPQISKESSMERNPYYDKLSLSLSNQDGIIAEEPQNLTYISAPTMKLPPSNCALPNQALGSVGLGMQNLNSVRQNGNPNIFGGSNAAAQARGMQQPPAQPLNSSQPNLRAQVPPPLLSPQVPASLLKYATANGSLNTALLNFGPQQVAMLNQLSQLNQLSQLSQISQLQRLLQQQKAQNQRNMSGPMRQSQEQAARVLNMQQMLQHPRQLDTSLLKQQSSSQQQPMHQPSMKPFPENLMPPTPHELQTKEPPSLNSYSSYPLGGFPQPSHGQSDSMVPEAAKLAHVPLNCPMPKMFLPDNNPNHSLLSPPLGNANSHMSASPIHQHAGRKLATQERSMSRGLNPNLNVPLDFGSIVNLKEPQSQQSRLKQWTASESLPVNSSLDQNSSKHGATSSGLSICSGKLLEESPFGHFDISMKSLASPPGSVGDGWPSAKSPSDKLSSNVNWPPEFRPGEPWKGYQNIDPETDPYVTPGSVMTNLSISTARDLDLLRDRNNIGSSSSMNTTLPSTSAWSLVGASSYNSSLSSTAQSTPARIGDPKSTWSPGPVTNASLAHELWKVPLPPKNTTAPSRPPPGLTNQKPSSSWGNNSLRMGGGWGSSDSRYNPGPSWGDISSGRITNWLVLKNLTPQIDGSTLRTLCMQHGPLITFHLNLPHGNALVCYSSKEEAAKAQKSLHMCVLGNTTILAEFASEDEINRFFAQGQSLTPSLGWQSLGSSQNRIASIDSSHPFSNRNDLNHWNGAGLSGTGSGDLHGTSLWGSPNYSTSLWGTPSSNDMRGIGSPSPINAFLPVDHLGGGESI, via the exons ATGGACATTGACTCTACTTCAAGCTCTGGGTCAGAGAAGAACCTCAGTACCATGGCTTCTGGGAGCACAGTTAGTGATGGCGATGGCAACAGAACCGGCAGTGGAAATGGTTCTTCAAGTCAGTTTGTGGTTGGAAATGTCAGCAATAATGTAGGAAATGGTAGTATTAATGGGCCTTGGGGAGGATCTCGAGGGTCCATATCAAGCACATGTCAGGGTTCTGCAGAAAACGCGGATGGCAAACCAGAAAGCAGCCATGGTAAACTGAATGCTTGGAGTAGTATTGGTTCCACGTCTAGTGGTTCATTGAATCAGAATGGTTTGAATCCAAATACCAACCTAGGTGCCTGGCCTTTgttggaaaatgatggaaatactgtGCAAGGACCTGTGCCAGGTAGCAGTTCTGGCAGCAATGTTCAACGTAGCACTGTAGGTCAAATGCTGAATAATCAGAGTGTTAACATGGGGCTATCAGCTCATGGTTCGTGGGGAGGGCTGCAGGAGAATTCTGATGCAGAAGTGAATGGTACAAGGAAGGTTTCATTCAGTGGACAACCTCAAAACCTTAACACTGAAATGAATGGACCAAATAACACTACTAACCCTTTGACCTCTAGCTTACCAAACTCTACTAGTTCAATGCAGACAAATGAACTGCCTAAACATACAGGGCCTGGGGCATGGGGTGTACCCTTAGGAATGAGCACAGTAAATCCATCTCAGCTTCAGGCCTCTTCAGTAACAAATGGCACTTCAGTTTCTCAACTTGGCAATGGGGGAATCAGTGAGGGAATGAACAGTGGGTCTTATGGTACGACTTGGGGTACACCTGGCACTAACTACTCTGGAGAAAAATGTCCAGGCCCTAGCTGTAATTTGGGGCAAGCTAGTGGTGACACTGTGAATGCAACTCTAGCACAATCTGCTATTAATGGTTCTGGAAATACTTCTTACAAAAATAATGGTGGAAGCAATAGAGGAGGagtcacatgggagactggtgtGGTCAACTCCCATAATGCAAACTGGGGAGCAGGGAACAGTTTAGGCTCTGGAGGGACTCGAAAAGTCTGGGGAAACCCAGCACCAAATGCAAACACTGGCACTAAGATCTCAAATGGAGAATGGAACAAACTGCCTAACAATCAGCATTCCAGTAATGGTCTAAATGGAAGCGGTAATAGGAAGGGAACAAATGGATGGAAAAGTCTAGATGATGCTCTTTGTGGTCAGAATCAAAATTCTGCATCTCAGCCAAGTGAACAGAACAATTTATGGGTCAAAACTTCAACATCAGGTACTGCAGACAGTGAGGGAAGCACAGAAAGTACAGGAAGTCGTCATGATAGAATGAGTGTAGGAACCAATGATGGCAATAACCGACGTGGTGAAAAGAGAAAACCTGATCAACCAGGAATGGTTCAAAGTATTCTGAGTAGAACAGACTTGGACCCCCGTGTCCTTTCCAATACAGGTTGGGGGCAGACTCCAATTAAACAGAACACTGCCTGGGACATTGAACCTTCAGCAAAGAGTGAGAGAAAAACTGACAATGGGACAGAGGCCTGGGGATGTTGTGTTTCCCAGACTTCAAACtcagggggatggggggatgggccTGGCCCAAACAGTAATGATACCTCATCAGTATCCGGGTGGGGGGATCCAAAGCCTGCTACAGTCTCTTGCAACCCTGGCTGGGGAGACACCAAAGGCTCAAGCAGCCAAGGGGGTTGGGAGGATAATACTGCTGCTACAGGAACAGTAAAGAGCAATCAAACATGGGGAGGTAACAAAGAAGAAAAGTTAGCTGCGTGGAATGATGCACAAAAGGTCAAACAGGGATGGTCTGATGGACAGAAATCAAACCAGAGTTGGGGACTGTCCGCAGCTGAtgggtggggagagaattcaaGGAGTGGCCAGTGGGGGGAATTACAAAAGACTGGCACAGGCAGTTGGGATAATGACAGTGAAAGGTCTGCGCCTGGTTGGAATGAACCTGGGAGACCAGGCACAGGCCGAGGCACATGGACAAGTGGCAACAATTCAGATTCCAGTAATACTACAGGTTGGGGGGAGCCTGCCAAGGCTGCTCAGTCCCAAGGCTGGGGGGAGCCAGCCAATGCTGCTCAGTCCCCTCAGGGCTGGGGGGAGCCTACCAAGGCTGCTCAGTCCCCCCAGGGATGGGGGGAGACATCCAAGCCTGCACAATCCCCCCAGGGCTGGTGCGAGCCTGCCAAGCCCGTACAGTCACCCCAGGGCTGGGGGGAGCCCTCCAAGCCTGCTCAGTCCCCCCAAGACTGGAGGGAACCCACCAAGTCAAGTAACTCTGCAGATTGGCACAAGCCACAAGATGGTAACAGTCCTTGGGCCAATAAACCTTCTGGCCAGGGGTGGCTTAATGGCCCGATGCCAGCACCATCAAAAGAGGAGGAGCCTACGGGTTGGGAGGAACCTTCTCCAGAGTCTATTCGCCGCAAAATGGAAATCGATGATGGTACAGCTGCTTGGGGAGACCCAAGCAAGTACAACTACAAGAGTGTGAACATGTGGAACAAAAACACGCAGAGCAGCAGCAATGGCTCAGAACAGCCGGCACAAATCCTGTCCTCACCAACAACACCACAGCCCCCGCCGCAGCACCAACAGCAGCTGCCACAGCAAATGCCACCACCAAGTGCCATTCAAAACAAGGAGAATAACAGCTCCG GCTGGGGAGAATCTTGCACCATTCAGACAAAGCCAGACTCCTCTTGGGGAGAACCGCCTGCTCTAACCGTGACAGTGGACAATGGAACAGCGGCCTGGGGGCAACCTATGGACACAGGAACCAGCTGGAGAGAGCCGGTTAATGACAGTGCTGGTACCTCTGGCTGGGGTAACACCCCAGCTGCCCCACCACCTCCAAACAGACCTG GTCCCAAACCTATGCAAGATGGCTGGGGTGATGAGGAAACATTGGTGCCAGGACCTCGTCACGCTagctgggaggaggaggaaggggactCAGTGATGTGGAACAGCAACACCTCACAGGAAAGCAACTCCTCTTCAAACTGGGCATCCAAAAAGATGGCTCCAAAG GGCATGGTGAAAGGGGGAAACAAACAGGATGATATATGGATGAATCAATTAATGAAGCAATTCTCTAACATTGGATTTCCT AGGGAATCTGCTGAAGATACAAAGAGCAATAAGATGGACATACCCGTTG GTATGTTAAGAGATAAGAGAATGGAGATGGATAAGCATGGCATGAATATTGGAGAATATAGTGGCATTATAGGGAAAGGACATACTTCTCGTCCTCAGATTTCCAAAGAGTCTTCCATGGAACGCAATCCTTATTACGATAAG TTGTCTCTGTCTTTGTCCAATCAAGATGGCATTATAGCAGAAGAGCCCCAAAACCTAACGTACatctctgcaccaaccatgaagcTTCCCCCTTCAAATTGTGCACTACCTAATCAGGCTCTTGGCTCAGTGGGTCTGGGCATGCAAAACTTGAATTCTGTTAGACAG AATGGCAATCCTAACATATTTGGCGGCAGCAATGCAGCAGCACAAGCCAGGGGCATGCAACAGCCTCCAGCACAACCTCTTAACTCATCTCAGCCTAATCTTCGCGCTCAAGTGCCTCCTCCATTATTATCCCCTCAG GTTCCAGCATCATTACTGAAGTATGCAACAGCCAATGGGAGCCTAAACACTGCACTATTGAACTTTGGCCCCCAGCAGGTGGCCATGCTGAACCAGCTCTCCCAGTTGAACCAGCTGTCTCAACTTTCACAGATCTCCCAACTACAG CGACTGCTACAGCAACAGAAGGCACAGAACCAGAGGAACATGTCTGGACCCATGCGTCAGTCTCAAGAACAG GCTGCTCGTGTACTGAACATGCAACAGATGCTGCAACACCCCCGTCAACTGGATACAAGCCTTCTGAAGCAGCAGTCTTCGTCACAGCAGCAGCCAATGCATCAGCCCTCCATGAAGCCCTTCCCGGAGAATCTCATGCCCCCTACCCCTCATGAGCTGCAGACAAAAGAGCCGCCTTCGCTCAACTCATACAGCAGCTACCCTTTAGGTGGGTTTCCCCAACCCAGTCATGGGCAGTCTGATTCCATGGTGCCTGAAGCTGCTAAACTTGCCCATGTGCCCTTAAACTGTCCTATGCCCAAAATGTTTCTTCCTGATAACAACCCTAACCACAGCCTCCTCAGTCCCCCACTTGGTAATGCAAATAGCCACATGTCAGCCTCACCCATCCACCAGCATGCAGGGAGGAAGCTTGCCACTCAAGAAAGATCTATGTCAAGAG GCTTGAATCCAAACTTGAATGTACCCCTGGATTTCGGCAGTATCGTTAACCTGAAAGAGCCACAATCCCAACAGTCTCGATTAAAACAATGGACTGCCTCGGAAAGCCTTCCTGTTAATTCCTCTCTAGATCAAAACTCCAGCAAACATG GTGCTACTTCAAGTGGTCTTAGTATTTGTTCTGGAAAGTTGCTTGAAGAATCTCCTTTTGGTCACTTTGACATTTCCATGAAGTCTCTGGCCAGTCCTCCTGGATCTGTTGGAGATGGCTGGCCAAGTGCCAAATCACCCAGTGATAAGCTCTCTAGCAATGTTAATTGGCCACCAG AATTTCGTCCTGGTGAGCCTTGGAAAGGTTATCAAAACATTGACCCTGAAACTGACCCTTACGTCACTCCTGGCAGTGTAATGACCAATCTGTCAATCTCTACTGCCCGGGATCTTGACCTCCTCAGGGACAGGAACAATA TAGGGTCATCCTCATCTATGAACACCACGCTGCCTTCAACTAGTGCCTGGTCCCTTGTTGGTGCCTCCAGCTACAATAGTTCCctcagcagtacagcacaaagcaCTCCAG CCAGAATTGGTGACCCCAAATCCACCTGGTCTCCTGGTCCAGTTACTAACGCTTCCCTTGCTCATGAACTGTGGAAAGTCCCCCTGCCACCCAAAAACACTACCGCTCCGTCCCGCCCACCACCAGGGCTGACCAATCAGAAGCCTTCGTCCTCATGGGGAAACAACTCACTGCGCATGGGTGGAGGATGGGGGAGTTCCGACTCCAGATACAACCCTG GTCCTAGCTGGGGCGACATCAGCTCAGGGAGAATAACGAATTGGCTTGTTCTCAAGAACCTCACGCCTCAG ATTGACGGCTCCACCTTGCGTACACTGTGCATGCAGCACGGCCCACTAATAACATTCCACCTTAACCTGCCCCATGGAAACGCTTTGGTCTGTTACAGCTCGAAAGAAGAGGCAGCCAAGGCACAGAAATCTCTGCACAT